The genome window CGGGATGCTACACCGGGCCGATCCGGCACACCCAGTATAGTCAGCTTGGCTTCATCACGATTGAAGGCGATACCTGAAATTAACGCTTCTTCCACTTTTGCATCCTCATAACTGATCAATGTACCCGGCCCCTCCTTGAAACTGGAAAGTACGCGCAAGGGTACGTTGTATTTACCGGCAAACTCAACCGAACGGATTTGTAAAACCTTCGAGCCGAGGCTGGCCATTTCCAGCATTTCCTCGAAGGTAATGCGATCCAGCCGCCGCGCGCGCGGCTCAACGCGCGGATCGGTGGTGTAAACGCCGTCCACATCGGTGTAAATCAGACACTCGTCAGCTTTTAGCGCCGCCGCCAGCGCGACAGCTGTCGTATCAGAGCCGCCGCGCCCCAGCGTAGTAATATCGCCGCCAGCCGTTACACCCTGAAATCCGGCCACGACCACGACTTTACCGGCCTTCAGATCGCCAGTCATGCGCTCGGTATCGATCGATACGATGCGCGCCTTATTGTGCACGCTGTCGGACACGATGCGCACCTGCCATCCGGTGTAGGATACGGCAGGGCAGCCTATCTGCTCCAGCGCCATGGCCAGCAGGGCGATGGTGACCTGCTCTCCCGTGGAGAGCAACACATCCAACTCTCGGGAGGCGGGTATTTCCTGTATTTCGCGGGCGTAAGCAACCAGCTTGTTGGTTTCGCCGCTCATCGCGGAAACGACAACGACTATATCGTCGCCTCGCGACCTTGCCTCAGCGACCTTACCCGCCACATGTTTAATGCGTTCCGTGGTTCCGACCGAGGTGCCGCCATATTTATGAACGTAAAGTGCCATTGATCTCCAATGCGTTTCTCCAAATGCGTCGTTGCGTTTTTTCCTCCCCATCCGAAGGACAAATCCGTTCGGAACGGATCCGGTCGAGCGCGGTTACCTATACTAAATGATTCCGTATCCATGCGCGCGCATCGTCCAGCGCATTATCCAGTTCCGCAGGATCATTGCCGCCCGCCTGAGCCAGATCGGGCCGCCCGCCGCCTTTCCCGCCGACACGGACTGCGGCGATATTGATCAGCTCGCCCGCTTTTATGCGGGGAGTTTGATCCGCCGTGACGCCGGCGATCAGGCTCACCTTGCCGTCCTTGACCGACGCCAGCAGGATAACCGCGCTTCCGAGCTTGTTCTTGATCTGATCCACCAGTTCGCGCAAGCCTTTGGGCTCGCTTTCATCCAGACGCTTTACCAGCACCCGGGTACTGCCGCAATCTTCTGCAAGAGATGCCAGATCCGTACCGATACTACTGGCGGCTTTTGCCTGCAAACGCGTCAACTCTCTTTCCAGCTGGCGGTTTTTATCGAGCAGTTGCTGGATTTTTTCATCAAGCCCTTCGCGGCCGGACTTTACCCGCTCACCTATGGCCCGGAGTATATTTTCGCTCTCCGCGACCCAGTCAAAGGCGTTGGCGCCGGTAATCGCCTCTATGCGCCGCACGCCTGCGGCAACCCCGGTTTCAGCAATAATTTTGAAGAAACCCATATCGCCGGCGCGCTCTGCATGCGTGCCGCCGCAAAGCTCGGTCGAAAAATGACCGATGCGCAGCACGCGCACTTCGTCACCGTATTTTTCGCCGAACAGCGCCATGGCCCCCAGTTTCATTGCGTCGTCTTTCGCCATGACCTGAGCGGTGACCGGGTGGTTGCTCCGTATTTGTTTGTTGACCAGACTCTCGATTTTTTCAATTTCGCTCAAGGACACCGGTTCAAAATGCGAGAAATCGAAACGCAGCCGCTCGGCATTTACCAGCGAGCCTTTCTGGGCGACATGCTCGCCCAGCACCTTGCGCAACGCGGCATGCAGCAGGTGGGTTGCCGTATGGTTAAGCGCAGTGGCATGCCTTAATTCGTGATCCACACTGGCGCGGCAACGCGCGCTCTTGGCGAATGCTCCGCTGGTGACCCGGCCGGTATGCAGCATCAGATCCCCGCCCTGCTTGCGCGTATCAAGAACCTCGAAAATTCCGTGATCGGAGCAGATCATGCCGCGATCGCCAACCTGACCGCCTGATTCCGCATAAAAAGGCGTGGTATCGAGCACGATGATGCCTTCATCCCCGGTTTTAAGCGTCTCCACCGCTTTGCCGCCGCTAAACAGAGCCAGGATCCTGCTTTCGCGGCTAAGATGATCATAACCGTCAAACGTACAATGCGCGTTAAGCGTGATTTCGCCAGCGTATTTTGCCGCAAAATGACCTGCCGAGCGCGCGCGTTCGCGCTGCGCCGCCATGGCCAGTTCAAAGCCGGTCATATCCACGGTCAGATTCTGTTCTCTCGCCACATCGGCGGTCAAATCGACCGGAAAGCCGTAGGTATCATAAAGCTGAAAAGCAGTGGCGCCTGGAATAACATCGCCGTCCAGATTTTTTATGCAGGCATCCAGTATTTTCATGCCCTGTTCCAGCGTTTCAGCGAAACGCTCCTCCTCCTTGATCAGCACGCGCTCCACATTGGCCTGAGCCTTGATCAACTCAGGATAGGCCCGCCCCATCTCCGCGCACAAGGTTTCCACCAGCCTGAAGAAGAAAGGCTCCTTGATGCCCAATTTGTATCCGTGGCGTATTGCGCGGCGTATGATGCGACGCAGCACATAACCGCGTCCTTCGTTGGAAGGAATCACGCCATCCACGATTAAAAAGGCGCAGGAACGAATATGGTCGGCGATTACGCGCAGCGAACTGTTGCCCAACTCGCCGGCGCCGGTCAGTTTGGCGGCGGCTTTGATCAGATTTTTGAACAGGTCGATATCGTAATTATTGTGCACGCCCTGCATGATTGCAGCAACGCGCTCCAGCCCCATACCGGTATCGACCGACGGCTTGGGCAGCGGAGTCAGTTGACCGTCGGCGGCGCGATCATACTGCATGAACACCAGATTCCATATTTCAACGTAACGATCGCCGTCTTCTTCCGGCGAGCCGGGCGGGCCGCCGGGAATATCCGGGCCGTGATCGTAAAAAATCTCGGTGCAGGGGCCGCAGGGACCTGTATCGCCCATGGACCAGAAGTTATCCTTGCTGCCGATGCGCGACAGGCGCGCCGGATCAACGCCAACTTTCTTTATCCAGATATCCTCGGCATCCTTATCCTGATCGTAAACGGTGACCCAGAGTCTTTCCGGCGGCAGCTTGAGAGTAACGGTTAAAAATTCCCAGGCGAAACGGATCGCATCAAGCTTGAAATAATCGCCGAAGCTGAAGTTGCCCAGCATTTCGAAAAATGTATGGTGACGCGCGGTATAACCTACATTTTCCAGATCGTTATGCTTGCCGCCCGCGCGTACACAGCGTTGCGATGACACGGCGCGCGCATAGGGGCGGGATTCGCGCCCGAGGAACACATCCTTGAACTGCACCATGCCTGCATTGGTAAACAGCAGGGTCGGATCGTTGACCGGAACCAGTGAGCTCGATTCCACACAAGTGTGGCCCTTGCTCTCAAAATATTTTAAAAACAATGCTCGTAGTTCGGCGCTGGTCATGGGCAGGTATCGGTGGTGGAAAAACTTACGTTGTCGACGGATTAGGTTTAAGCCTGATTAAACAGTCCCGGCTTGAATTTATGCAAAGGATCACTCATGCTCACTCAACTCATCTATAGTATCAAACGCTGACAGCGCCAGTTGTTTAAACAATTTCCGTATTTGTTCCTGCGTATAGCCACGCTGGGCCAGAAAACGCGCGCAAGCCCCCGCTTCCCTGGTCGTCGCGGGCGCCCCGCTTCCATATTTGCGCGTATAGGTCTCAAATATCCTGAGGTCGAAATCCTGGTGTTGCAGACAGCTTTTCAGCAAGCTCCCGGCAATGCCGCGCTCGCGCAACGCAAAAAGTATACGCTGCGGTCCCCAGCCCCGGTTTGTCCGGCTGCGGACAAAATCCGATACGAAACGTTCATCATTTTGCCAGTCCGCGCCGCCAAGCTCATCGATAACCTGCGAACTGACCGTTTCATCATGCCCTTTCGACTTCAGTTTACGCAACAGCTCCGCGCGGCTATGCTCCCGCCTCGCGAGCAGCGCGACAGCCGTGGCGCGCGCCTGAACACGAGGATCGGCTTCGCTCAGAGGTCGTCCTCTACCGCCGCGGGCGCCGCCCGGTTGGGAGCCGGTTTATTGGCCGCCGCATAGGCTTTTTCGCGGATTTTTTCTTCCAGCGTTTTTGCGATTTCAGGGTGATCCTTCAGATAATTGCGTACATTATCCTTGCCCTGCCCGATACGTTCTCCGCCATAGCTGTACCAGGAACCGGATTTTTGTATCAATTCGGCGGACACCCCCAGATCGACCAGCTCCCCTTCGCGCGAGATGCCCTCACCATAGAGGATTTCGAACTCCGCATTACGGAAAGGAGGCGCAACCTTGTTTTTCACCACCTTAACCCGGGTTTCGTTGCCTGTGACCTCATCGCCGCTCTTGATCGCGCCGGTACGGCGGATATCCAACCGCACCGAGGCGTAAAATTTTAGCGCATTGCCGCCGGTAGTCGTTTCGGGACTGCCGAACATTACGCCGATTTTCATGCGGATTTGATTGATGAAAATAACCAGCGTATTGGAGCGTTTGATGTTGGCCGTCAATTTACGCAAGGCCTGCGACATCAGCCGCGCCTGCAGGCCGACATGGGAATCGCCCATTTCACCTTCGATTTCCGCCTTGGGCGTCAGCGCCGCAACAGAGTCCACGACAACGACGTCAATGCTGCCGGAACGCACCAGCATGTCGGTGATTTCCAGCGCCTGCTCTCCGGTATCGGGCTGGGAAACCAGCAGGTCTGCCAGATTGACGCCGATTTTTTCAGCGTAAACCGGATCCAGCGCATGTTCCGCGTCGATGAATGCGGCGACGCCGCCCAGTTTCTGGGCCTGAGCAATGACTTCCAGCGTCAGCGTGGTCTTACCGGAAGATTCCGGTCCGTAGATTTCCACGACGCGTCCGCGCGGCAAACCGCCGCAACCAAGCGCTATATCCAGTGCCAGCGAGCCGGTAGGTATCACTTCTATATCAAGCGCGCCGACATCGCCCATCCGCATCACGGAACCTTTGCCAAACTGTTTCTCAATCTGCGAGAGCGCGGCGTTCAACGCTTTTTGTTTATTCTCATCCATACTGTATGTATCCGTGTGGGGTTCGGCTCGAAGCCCTGCATTATCCTACAAATGGTTTTGATGCTCCAGCAAATGCTAACCGTTTTGTCGGTCAGCCAGTTAGATAGGCCAGCAGCCCCTCCAGCGCCTGCACGACTGTTTGAGCACGGATGTCATGCCGGTCACCCGAGCCGGTGAAATGTAAAACGCGCGCCGCTTCGTTACGCCGCTGCCAGGCGATCCATACCGTTCCAACCGGTTTTTCCGGCGAGCCCCCGGAAGGGCCGGCGATACCGCTGACCGCAAGCGCCCAATCGGCGCCGCTACGCTCCAGCGCGCCTTCCGTCATGCTGACAACGACTTCCGCGCTTACCGCGCCGTAAGCGGACAACAGCGCTGCCGGCACGCC of Candidatus Methylospira mobilis contains these proteins:
- a CDS encoding aspartate kinase, whose protein sequence is MALYVHKYGGTSVGTTERIKHVAGKVAEARSRGDDIVVVVSAMSGETNKLVAYAREIQEIPASRELDVLLSTGEQVTIALLAMALEQIGCPAVSYTGWQVRIVSDSVHNKARIVSIDTERMTGDLKAGKVVVVAGFQGVTAGGDITTLGRGGSDTTAVALAAALKADECLIYTDVDGVYTTDPRVEPRARRLDRITFEEMLEMASLGSKVLQIRSVEFAGKYNVPLRVLSSFKEGPGTLISYEDAKVEEALISGIAFNRDEAKLTILGVPDRPGVASRILGPIAEANIEIDMIVQNNADDQTTDFTFTVNRNEYRKAFDILEKTCQSLGGRQVTGDDKIVKVSIVGVGMRSHAGIAAKMFEVLAKESINIRMIATSEIKISVVVDEKYLELAVRALHETFELEREKLPSTH
- the alaS gene encoding alanine--tRNA ligase, which codes for MTSAELRALFLKYFESKGHTCVESSSLVPVNDPTLLFTNAGMVQFKDVFLGRESRPYARAVSSQRCVRAGGKHNDLENVGYTARHHTFFEMLGNFSFGDYFKLDAIRFAWEFLTVTLKLPPERLWVTVYDQDKDAEDIWIKKVGVDPARLSRIGSKDNFWSMGDTGPCGPCTEIFYDHGPDIPGGPPGSPEEDGDRYVEIWNLVFMQYDRAADGQLTPLPKPSVDTGMGLERVAAIMQGVHNNYDIDLFKNLIKAAAKLTGAGELGNSSLRVIADHIRSCAFLIVDGVIPSNEGRGYVLRRIIRRAIRHGYKLGIKEPFFFRLVETLCAEMGRAYPELIKAQANVERVLIKEEERFAETLEQGMKILDACIKNLDGDVIPGATAFQLYDTYGFPVDLTADVAREQNLTVDMTGFELAMAAQRERARSAGHFAAKYAGEITLNAHCTFDGYDHLSRESRILALFSGGKAVETLKTGDEGIIVLDTTPFYAESGGQVGDRGMICSDHGIFEVLDTRKQGGDLMLHTGRVTSGAFAKSARCRASVDHELRHATALNHTATHLLHAALRKVLGEHVAQKGSLVNAERLRFDFSHFEPVSLSEIEKIESLVNKQIRSNHPVTAQVMAKDDAMKLGAMALFGEKYGDEVRVLRIGHFSTELCGGTHAERAGDMGFFKIIAETGVAAGVRRIEAITGANAFDWVAESENILRAIGERVKSGREGLDEKIQQLLDKNRQLERELTRLQAKAASSIGTDLASLAEDCGSTRVLVKRLDESEPKGLRELVDQIKNKLGSAVILLASVKDGKVSLIAGVTADQTPRIKAGELINIAAVRVGGKGGGRPDLAQAGGNDPAELDNALDDARAWIRNHLV
- a CDS encoding regulatory protein RecX — translated: MSEADPRVQARATAVALLARREHSRAELLRKLKSKGHDETVSSQVIDELGGADWQNDERFVSDFVRSRTNRGWGPQRILFALRERGIAGSLLKSCLQHQDFDLRIFETYTRKYGSGAPATTREAGACARFLAQRGYTQEQIRKLFKQLALSAFDTIDELSEHE
- the recA gene encoding recombinase RecA, with the protein product MDENKQKALNAALSQIEKQFGKGSVMRMGDVGALDIEVIPTGSLALDIALGCGGLPRGRVVEIYGPESSGKTTLTLEVIAQAQKLGGVAAFIDAEHALDPVYAEKIGVNLADLLVSQPDTGEQALEITDMLVRSGSIDVVVVDSVAALTPKAEIEGEMGDSHVGLQARLMSQALRKLTANIKRSNTLVIFINQIRMKIGVMFGSPETTTGGNALKFYASVRLDIRRTGAIKSGDEVTGNETRVKVVKNKVAPPFRNAEFEILYGEGISREGELVDLGVSAELIQKSGSWYSYGGERIGQGKDNVRNYLKDHPEIAKTLEEKIREKAYAAANKPAPNRAAPAAVEDDL
- a CDS encoding CinA family protein; translated protein: METITDDYLSALSNRVGAALLSSGLRLAVAESCSGGWISQCVTETAGSSAWFECGFVTYSNAAKQTMLGVPAALLSAYGAVSAEVVVSMTEGALERSGADWALAVSGIAGPSGGSPEKPVGTVWIAWQRRNEAARVLHFTGSGDRHDIRAQTVVQALEGLLAYLTG